From Salvelinus alpinus chromosome 20, SLU_Salpinus.1, whole genome shotgun sequence:
actgagataGTTTCGATGATTTAGGTAAATTACTTATCAATCTTTCTTAACCTGGAAGTCATTCTAAAATGTAGGTTGCAGGTGATTAAAATGTCAAATAGTTGGATATCCTCGCTATggctgagcaaggcacttaactgtCATGCTGTACATAAggtttggagacaggcgcaggaatacgtaataggggGTTTATTTTCTCCACACAAACAAAGcacgcatatatatatatatatatatatatatattaacacagggttgaaacccaaacaaaagagcgagatgTAAACCTCAACATAATCACAGCATGAGACCCATAATACAAGAGCACATAGCACAAAAGGTACTCACAGAACCAACAGACAtggtaacaataatcgacaaggacaatggggaacagagggcacatatgtAACATAataatcaggggaaatgggaatcaggtgtgcgtaatgagacaagacaatCCGGTGTTGGTGGTAATAAATCCAATtcaatgatggctagaaagccggtctACCGGGGTATCCGTGAcattaaccctaatttgctccagcgGTGCTGTACTACTTTGCCTGAccctgtaaaataacacatttcactgcaattatctggtgtatgtgacaataaaacattttaaactgTATAATATTATTTATAGAGGGTTCTAGGCAGAACCATTTACAGGGGGATCTATGAAGaacccatagagatcctattctaattcctaattattATTCTAGGTAGAACActctgcaaagggttctacccAGCACCAAAAAGGGATCCTGTATGGGGACAAACCAAAGAACCCTATGTGGTTGTACTTAGCAACTTCCTTTCTAAGAGTGTATCCTCTTACTCAAGCTGTAACCAGGAGAGTACAGGCATCAATAGTTtccccaatggtggaacagaTGTTGGAATATACAGAATACACCACTATATCCTGCAATCCTTAATGGCATAATCACTGGGCTGTGAATGCTTTAGAGTGGAACTGGTGAAGCTGAAAAACAGATTTTGTGATGTGTGTGAAACTAAATACCTCAGGTGCAAGTACCTCTCAGCAGGATGATCTAAAACCTGTTAAAACTTGATTGCCCATACCGccaatacagtacatgtgtagctATTAATGATGTATATTGCAATTGGCCAGATAGAGAACATTAAAGGGTTTATTTAAAGTTTGTTGGTCATGTGACATGAGCATTTGGGTAAGTTTCACATGACGGGCTGTGTGTGTTCTGGTTGTTCTTTCATGTATAGTTCCAcattcatcttggccaggtcgcagttgtcaatgagaacttgttctcaactggcctacctgtttaaataaaggtgaaataaaataaaataaataataaggaGTGACTTGTTCATGTTTTctgttctctgtttgtttgttttctggtCATAGTTCCTCCAGTAGTGAGTGTGACAGTTGATGTTCCTCCTGTCATTGGGGAGAATGAGGTTATCTTGGCAATCTGTGTGGCTGCTGGTGCCAAGCCACAGGCAGATGTAAAGTGGAAGACCGGTACATTTGGCAGTTTGTTGAAGATAGTGACTAACTCCACCCAGCACGCCAACGGCACCACCACAGTCCTCAGCCACCTGCTTGGGGTGCCAACCAGAGCAGCCAATCAGCAGCAGGTCCAGTGTGTGGTCAACCAGTCTGCCCTGGCAACAGAAAGGAGCTACAACTACAACTTagacatccactgtaagtatataCTCCACTACTACTTTCCTACACTATAGACAGACAATATAAATATATTCTACTACCACTCTCCTACACTATTGGCATCCACTGTAAATGTATACTCCACTATCACTGTCATAGACCATAGACATccactgtatgtatagagtgTCACTGTGTTCACTGGCTGTAGCCTAGTAGCCCCTCTAACCAGTCCATGTCTGTCTATACACTCTTCGAAAATAAGGTGCTATCCTAgaaccaaaaatgtttttttggcaggccccataggagaaccctttgaataacccctattagttccaagtagaaccatttagggttccaTGTAAAATCCTTTCAACAGAAGAAAGCCTTTGATTTGGCCTGTAACAACTGTTGTTGTCTTAAGCTTAAACATAGTTCTGAGGCACAGAGTGATATGGACCTTGACAAGGCTTCCATTGTACTGCTCCTCTACTACAAGTAATCTATCAAACAGAAAtgaaagtagaccaggttgacaAATAACAGAATTCTTTGAATTTTGCCTCCTATGTGGATGAAAGTTCCATCCCTTCCCACTGCTCAGAGACTGTACTGTCATTGTTATAGGTGTAATATATCTTTCTTGGTATGGGTGTGTGAGTGTAGGTCTATTTATATTCTATACCTGCAGTAACTgtaaccacctctctctctctttcaatcgctctcactcaatgtctctctctctctctaatcaaaTAGAATGTTGCTTATCACATGCGCCTAtcacaactggtgtagactttacagtcaAATGCTTGCTTATGATCCTTTTCAACGAtgctgagataaaaaaaaaagaaataataacTAACaaaagaggaataaaataaaatacacaataatggagctgtatacaaggagtaccagtaccagaacaatgtgcagaggtacgaggtacaggtagatatgtacatgaaggcaatgtcaagtgactaggcatccggatgataaataataataagagtaaaataaaggatagagcaaaaaatctaatcaaagtctatttgtcatgtgcgccgatACAATGTAcgcaccttacagtgaaatgcttacttacgagcccctaaccaacagtgcagtttcaaaaatacaggggggtgccgatacagagtcaatgtgcgggggcaccagttagttgaggtagtatgtacatgtaggtagagttattaaagtgactatgcatagatgacaacagagagtggcagtggtgttgACGGGGGAGGTGGGgcaaatagtctgtgtagccatttgactagatgttcaggagtattatggcttgggggtagaagctgtttagaagcctcttggacctagacttggcgctccggtacctcttgccgtgcggtagcagagagaacagtctatgattagggtggctggagtctttgacattttttagggccttcctctgacaccacctggtgtagaggtcctggatgggaggcagcttagccccagtgatgtactgggccgtacgcactaccctctgtagtgccttgcggtcggaggccgagcagttgccgtaccaggcagtgatgcaaccagtcaggatgctctcgatggtgcatctgtagaaccttttgaggatctgaggacccatgccaaatctttttagtttcctgaggggggaataggctttgtgtttccctcttcacgactgtcttggtgtgtttggaccattctagtttgttggtgatgtggacaccaaagaacttgaagctctcaaccttctccactgcagccccatcgacgagaatgggggcgtgctcggtcctccttttcctgtagtcatcaatcatctcttttgtcttgattatgttgagggataggttgttattctggcaccacccagccaggtctctgacctcctccctataggctgtctcgttgttgtcggtgatcaggcccaccactgttgtgtcatctgcaaacttaatgatgttgttggagtcatgcctggccacacagtcatgggtgaacatggagtacaggaggggactgagcacgcacccctgaggggctccagtgttgagcaGCAGCAAATGATGTGTTGAAGTGTGTGTAAGTAtgttagtgtgtgagtgtctgtgtgtgtttgtgtgtttgtgttgtgtcagtATGCatttgtgttatgtgtgtgtttgtgtgcgtatgtAGTGTTTGAATGTGTGAGGGATTTGTGTGGGAGTGACAGTgtagtgtgggtgtgtgagtgagtgtgtatatggtgtgaaTATAAAGTCTAGTTAGTGTGGGCAGGGTCAGTGCAAGAtggagtcagtgcagatagtttaGGTACCATAAAttattatttagcagtcttatggcttatggatagaagctgtctctgagcctgttggccctagagccgatgctccggtaccgttGTCCGGACGgtggcagagtgaacagtctatggtgtgggtggctggagtctttggcaatttttcgggccttctTCTGGCACCACTTGATATAGAGATCATAGGGAGCTCGGTCCCTGTGATGTACAGTACTGGGCTGACCGCACCATCCTATGCAGTGCTTTGCGGTCAagggcggtgcaattgccataccaagcggtgatgcagtcagtcaagaTGTTCTCGAGAGTGCAGCTGtataattctttgtggatctgagggccCGTTCTCTTCAGGACTGTGCGAGTGAGAATGGACCATGTTACTTCCTTACTAATGTGGACGCCAAAGAACGGGAAGGTTTCGAcctgctccacaacagccccgTCGATATGGAAGTTTGCTCTACGCTCTTTCTCCTATAGTCTACGAACAGCTCATTGGTTGtattgacgttgagggagaggttgtactGGCACCACACTGTTAAGTCActgacttcctccctgtaggctgacactctctctctctctctctctctctctctctctctctctctctctctctctctctctctctctctctctctctctctctctctctctctctctctctctctctctctctctctctctctctctctctctctctctctctctctctctctctctcatagatcCATCTCAGACAGTGAACGTTACACTTAGTGAGACCTCTAAAGCCACAGTCTTACTATGTGTAGCAGATGGTAACCCACAACCCAACTACACCTGGAGCAGGTACTCACTCCTATGTAAACTAGTTAAGTTcagttaaatgtaaatgttatctgCACTTGTTAAGACATGAGATCTAAATTAGCTTTAAGCTTCAGAATTTTCATATCTAAAGGACAGTTGTTGAATTATGCTGGCAGTCAAATCATGCCTTTGTctttcacacacgcacacacgcacacaatcacacacatacattcagcccctctcctccgctctctctctccccagagtggCCCAGCCATGGCCTGGGTCTTCAGTGAGAGCAGAAGGAGACACACTGCACCTCCTCAGTCTCAGCTCTGAGCTGAATGGTCTCTATGTCTGTGAGGCCTCCAACCCCTACGGACGAGCAACTGGCTCCCTCTATGTCCACACATCCGCTGGTGAGAAGCaccttagacacacacacacacacacatgcatacatactggTTGCTTATACTGCTTTATAAATTGCTTCTAATTGTTAtgtgatttattgattgattggttcGTTGATTGATTGCCTGATTTATTGAATAGTTTATTGTCCCATAGGGAAATTTGTCTGGTAACAATACAGCCATTCCTGTTATACACATAAAACACATATATGAGGTTATGAGAAGTGTGATGTAGCATGGATAAAAGTTGAGCCAGATGCTCACTTATATTTCACAGCATGTGTTAGTATCAGTGTTAGTATCGATGCATGTTTTAGTATCAGACTTATGGCCTCATTCCCCTTTCTAAAGGaagttactgtataaccactaaCTAAGATGGTCATGACACACACTTCTCTCTTACTGTATATGTAAATGCTTTTTAACCCAGTATTATCTCTTTGCTTTCTGCAGGAAAATGTTTGCATCAGCGCCACGATGGTTGTTATGGCAACAAAATCATATGTAATTGTAAATACAGACTGTTTCTTATTAACTGTATCCCCACTCCTCACAGAGACCTCTGCTGTCTGTTGGGTTCTACTTTTTGCCATTCCGTGTCTGATTGGTGCTGCTGCACTTGTATGGTACTGGTGCAAAAACAGACAATTTACTTGGTAATATCAACTACTGTAATATTATGAACAGAATTTTGCATTatgaaaaaaaaaagaatcatGAGATGATCATATATTGATTTGGCTCAAATTAATATCATATTTTTTTCTGGACGAAATCCCAGGAATACAATCATTGCCAATCACCAGTTCCAGGCACCACCACAGGTATGTGACTATGTGTaatgatgtgcgctgagagtcaggaagcaagttcaaggagtgagtgttttaataaataaacaacataaaacaaaacaagaaacacgaacaacgcacagacttaacactgaaacagaaacaataacgcctggggaagtaACCAAGGGGTGTGACATATATAGGGGAAGttatcagggaggtgatggagtccaggtgagtctgataaTGAGCAGGTgctcgtaacgatggtgacaggtgtgcgccctaaCGAGTAGCCTGGTGACCGAGAGcccagagagggagcacacgtgacactaTGTTAAAGTCCACCATTGTTGTGTGATCAACTTATCACATCAGCCACTTTTTGCAATGTAATAATACtgttataatgtctgatgacaAGGTTGAGGAAGATGAACCTGGGACATCTGGGTTCTAACACTCCAAACCAGGATGGAGGAAGTATCATGATGTAAGGAACACACATTAtgatctaaaaatatatatatatacactaccgttcaaaagtttgggggcacttagaaatgtccttgtttttgatagaaaaatatataaattgtccattaaaaaaatataaaattgatcagaaatacagtgtagacattgttaatgttactattactattgtagctggaaacagccccggggcctcccactcctctttctattctggttagagccagtttgctctgttctgtgaagggagtagtacacaacgttgtacgagatcttcagtttcttggcaatttctcgcatggaatatccttcattcctcagaacaagaatagactgacgagtttcagaagaaatgctACAGtgactcaactagtctaaagaaggccagttttattgcttctttaatcagaacaacagttttcagctgtgctaacataattgcaaaagggttttctaatgattaattagccttttaaaatgataaacttggattagctaacacaacgtgccattggacaaaggagtgatggttgatgataatgggcctctgtatgcctatgtagatattccataaaaaaatctgccgtttccagctacaatagtcatttacaacattaacaatgtctacactgtatttctgatcaatttgatgttattttaagtgattttttttgtgtgcttttctctcaaaaacaaggacatttctgtgaccccaaacttttgaacagtagtgtatattataaaacatatattttatttgagcTATTGTCTATTCATGAGGTACAGTCATGTGAAAAAGTAAGTACACCCCCTAGAAAGTTGTAATTTGTTTTACATATTTGGACAGATGGATATGTAATCTTCACTTCAACACTATTGACAGATAAAGGTAACCTAATTTAACAAATGACACTGAAAGATTATAGTTTTGCAATAATTTATTCATCAAAAATCAACAGAAATGCAATTCCATAGCGCGGAAAAAATATGTACACCCCTAGCTTCAATAGCTTGTGTTGCCCTCTTTGGCTGAAATAACTTCATGTAGACGTTTCTTGTAACTGTCTATCAGTCTCTTACATAGACTGGTGAACATTTTTGCCCACTCTTCCTTACAGTACTGCTTCAACTGTG
This genomic window contains:
- the LOC139546446 gene encoding nectin-3-like: MLRKLCCVILLIIQRDTESTRVIGGWRTVVQGEDVDLSCRLIETTEDLEQITWQKSTAEETQNHNLMLIYPNGVTKFIAPNGLTDRVQFIGNPSENLGSIRITAVRLLDEGTFTCIFSVFPSGAYNIEILLTVLVPPVVSVTVDVPPVIGENEVILAICVAAGAKPQADVKWKTGTFGSLLKIVTNSTQHANGTTTVLSHLLGVPTRAANQQQVQCVVNQSALATERSYNYNLDIHYPSQTVNVTLSETSKATVLLCVADGNPQPNYTWSRVAQPWPGSSVRAEGDTLHLLSLSSELNGLYVCEASNPYGRATGSLYVHTSAETSAVCWVLLFAIPCLIGAAALVWYWCKNRQFTWNTIIANHQFQAPPQVEEDEPGTSGF